Below is a genomic region from Staphylococcus carnosus.
GCTACGGTTTTAATATCAATCGCTTTTAATACGTTTGATAGAAGAACTTGGATGGCAATCAAAAAAGCGCCTGTTCAAAATACAGCAACAATTTTAATCACAATGATTGTCACTTTGACTACTAATAATTTAGCATTTGGGGTTGTTTCAGGTTCAATAATCTATTTCATAGTTAAATTTTTCAAAAAAGGATGGGGTAAAGATGACAGACATCAATCAAGTTAAAGAATGGAGACGAACATTTCATCGTTATCCAGAAGTGTCATATAAAGAGTTTGAAACTACAAAACGTATTCGTCATATTTTAGAAGACAATGATATTAAAATAGTGGATTATCCGCTTCAAACAGGTCTCGTAGCCGAAGTAGGCCAAGGCGACACAATCGTGGCTTTACGCACAGACATTGATGCATTACCGATAACAGAGCAAACGCATCTCGACATTCAATCAACTACTGAAGGCGTGATGCATGCGTGCGGGCATGATATTCACATGGCAACCATCTTAGCAGCAACAATGAAATTAAAAGCACAAGAAGCAACTTTGCCAGGACGTGTGCGTATTTTATTCCAAGCAGCTGAAGAAGTCGGAAGCGGCGCGCAGCAAATGGTAGAAGCAGGAGTACTGGAAGATGTAAAAGTAGTGACTGGATTCCATAATGATCCTACATTAAAAATCGGTGAATTTGCGATTAAACCTGGCGCAATGACCTCAGCCGTAGACCGTTTTGCGATTCGTATTCAAGGTAAAGGAGGACATGCGGCTAAACCAGAAGAAAGCAATGATCCAATGATTATATTAGGTCAACTGATGACAAGTATCCAATCCATTGTCAGTCGAAATATTTCAGCATTTGATTCAGCCGTTGTAACTATCGGAGAAGTTTCAGCAGGCAATACATGGAATGTCATTCCTGACCAAGCTTACATACAAGGAACAGTACGCACTTTTAATGCAGAAACGAGAGAGAAAACAGAAAAACGTATGCAAGATATATGTGATGGGCTTGCGAGCGCATTTAATGCTGAGATTGAATTAGAGTATATTCATTTGCCGAACGCTGTCATCAATGATGAAGTGTTGACACAAAAAGCGATTGAAGCAGCAAAAGATACAGGTTTTAATGTGGAACATCTGAAAGAACCTAAAACAATTGGTGAAGATTTTTCGGCAATGAGTGATACGGTACCTGGTGTCTTTGCTTTTATAGGTTCTGAAAGTGAATATGATTTACATCATCCTAAATATAATCCTGATGAACGTATTTTAGAAAAAGCGCCTGACTACCTTGTAGGATTAATTCAAAAATTATTTTAATGTAAGCATGAATGGATTTTAATGTGCAGGGTATAAGAAAACTATCAAACCAAAATAGGAGTGATAGGAATGGCACTTCAAGATCCACGTAAAAAATTTTCGGATAAAGATTTTCCAAAACAAGAACAACCTTGGCCGGGTCTTCAAAAAGACATGGACCCTAAACCAGATTGCGGTGAGGAATCTTATATCGGACATGGTCGTTTAGAAGGATTAAAAATGTTAGTAACAGGCGGCGACTCAGCAATTGGACGCGCTGTTGCGATTGCGTATGCAAGAGAGGGCGCATCAGTCGTTATTAATTACCACCCGAAAGAAGAAGATGACGCACAAGATGTGAAACGTGTCATTGAAGATAAAGGCGGCACAGTTTTCTTATTGCCAGGTGATATTACAGATGAAGACTTTAACTATGAACTTGTAGAATATGCAAATGATCGACTAGGCGGATTAGACAATGTCACTCTAGTTGCAGGATATCAGCAATATCATGAAAAATTTGAAGATTTTAAAACTGAAGACTTTACAAACACATTTGAAACAAATGTTTATCCTATTTTCTGGACAGTACAAAAGGCTTTAGAATATTTACAACCAGGCGCTACAATTACAACAACGACATCTATTCAAGGCTATGACCCGAATCCATTACTGCATGACTATGCAGCAACAAAAGCAGCAATTGTCTCATTAACTAAAAGTCTTGCGAAAGAATTAATCGAACGCGGCATTCGTGTTAATTCAGTTGCACCAGGTCCGTTCTGGTCACCATTGCAAATTTCTGGCGGACAGCCTCAAGATAAAATACCAGAATTCGGTCAACATTCATTGATGGGTCGTTCTGGACAACCTGTTGAATTGGCCAGCACTTATGTACTCTTAGCTTCTGGAGAATCAAGTTATACAACTGGCCAAGTGTATGGTGTAACAGGCGGTAAACAAATCAACTAAGAAAAAATATATTAAAAGTTAATATTTGAGATATACAACCCTCGACATGAGTCGGGGGTTTATGATTTCAGTCAAAATTATGATTCTTTATTAAGTTTTGAAGTACAAACAGTTTGTTGGTAATTCTGTATCGTTTTTTCTAAGATAAAGTCATTAATATAAATCGAATGAGGTGCAAGTATGAAACAGTTTGATCCGAATGAATTAACTCAAAGAGATAATTATAAGTTATTGAGCGGAAGTGTGTTGCCGCGTCCTATTGCATTTGTTACATCGCAAGATAAAGAAGGCAATATCAATGCAGCACCATTTAGTTTCTTTAACGTGGTCAGCAGTAATCCGCCGATGATTATGATTTCTACAGGACGTCTTAATGGTAAACGTAAAGATACATCAGTAAATATTGAAACAATGGGTGAGTTTGTTGTACACATTTCTCAACTCTCTATGATTGAAGGTATTAATGAAACAGCAGCACCGCTAGCGCCAGGAGAAAATGAATTAGAGCATACAGATTTTAAAACAATTCCTTCTAGTATAGTAGATGTTCCAGCGATAGAAGGTGCAAGTATCCGTTTTGAATGTAAGTTAGATCGTCTTATTGAATTAGGAGATGATGAATCAGGGAATGATTTAATTATCGGCCGAGTAGTTCAATATCATATTGATGACGATGTCTATATGGATCCATTCAAGATTGATGTTAAAGCATTACAGCCTGTGGGTCGTTTAGCAGGTAATGATTACGTGGAATTAGGGAAAGAGTTTGTGATTCAACGCCCAACTGAATAATCTATTAATAAATAGTTAAACTTTTGACGATTGACGTAAAACAGTTTGCGTGATAAGTTTAAAAAGATTCAAAATTTAAAAATAAATATTGCTTATCAAGAGAGGTGGAGTGAAGGGCACTTTGAAGCCTCGGCAACATGGAATGCGTGTGCCAAATCCCATAGCGATAATTGCTAAGAGATAAGATATTAAATATTTGTCCTTTTTTCTTAGCCGAGAAAAAAGGACTTTTTATTTATCAAATGAGAGGTGTAGAAGAAAACATGGCTGAAGAGAAAAAGAAAGGTAATGCTTGGGCACTGATTCCTTTGATTGTATTTGTCGGTCTATTTTTAGGAGTCGGCATTATTACAGGTGATTTTACTAAAATGCCGTTGAATATCGCGATTACCATCGCTGTAATTGTGGCATTACTGATGAATCGCAAACAAAAATTTGCAGATAAAGTTGAAGTTTTTACAAAGGGAGCAGGACATTCAAATATCATTTTAATGGTCCTCATCTTCGTGTTAGCAGGTGCCTTTTCTAAGGTAACTGAGGATATGGGCGGAGTGAAATCAACGGTTAACCTTGGTTTATCACTCATTCCAGGCAACTTGCTGATTATTGGTTTGTTCGTCATTTGTATGTTTGTGTCTATTTCTATGGGAACATCTGTAGGTACAGTTGCTGCAATTGCACCTGTAGGATTTGGAATTAGTCAGGCTACTGATATTCCATCTGCGCTTGCAATGGCTACTGTAGTAGGCGGTGCAATGTTCGGGGATAATTTGTCCATGATTTCTGATACAACAATTGCTGCTGTACGTACGCAAAATACTCGTATGAGCGATAAGTTTAAAGTGAACTTTCGTATTGTTTTGCCAGGTGCGATTATATCTATGATTATTTTAGGTGTCTTGACGCACAGTGCAACCATTAATAGTTCAAAAAATTATGATTTTGATCTTGTAAAAGTAATTCCATACTTATTAGTATTGATTTTGGCACTCATTGGTATCAATGTAATTATTGTATTGATTGGTGGTACAGTACTTTCAGGTATTATCGGATTGTTAGATGGCTCATTTAATTGGATTAAATTCTTAAAAGCTGCTTCTGAAGGTATGATCGGTATGGAAGACATCGCGATTATCGCATTAATGATTGGCGGTTTAATTGGATTGATTCAACATTATGGCGGTATCACATGGCTGTTGAATTTTGTTAGAAGCCGGGTGAAATCTCGCCGAGGTGCTGAAATAGGAATTGCCAGTTTAGTCAGTGCAGCAGATATTTCTACTGCTAATAATACAATCTCGATTTTAATGGCAGGTCCATTAGCTAAAAATATCGCAGATGAATATGACATTGATCCTAGAAAGTCAGCAAGCATTTTAGATATCTTCGGCAGTTGCTTCCAAGGTTTATTGCCTTATAGTCCACAAGTGATTGCAGCGGCTGGTGTTGCAGGTATTTCACCATTTATGC
It encodes:
- a CDS encoding amidohydrolase, which translates into the protein MTDINQVKEWRRTFHRYPEVSYKEFETTKRIRHILEDNDIKIVDYPLQTGLVAEVGQGDTIVALRTDIDALPITEQTHLDIQSTTEGVMHACGHDIHMATILAATMKLKAQEATLPGRVRILFQAAEEVGSGAQQMVEAGVLEDVKVVTGFHNDPTLKIGEFAIKPGAMTSAVDRFAIRIQGKGGHAAKPEESNDPMIILGQLMTSIQSIVSRNISAFDSAVVTIGEVSAGNTWNVIPDQAYIQGTVRTFNAETREKTEKRMQDICDGLASAFNAEIELEYIHLPNAVINDEVLTQKAIEAAKDTGFNVEHLKEPKTIGEDFSAMSDTVPGVFAFIGSESEYDLHHPKYNPDERILEKAPDYLVGLIQKLF
- a CDS encoding SDR family oxidoreductase, with protein sequence MALQDPRKKFSDKDFPKQEQPWPGLQKDMDPKPDCGEESYIGHGRLEGLKMLVTGGDSAIGRAVAIAYAREGASVVINYHPKEEDDAQDVKRVIEDKGGTVFLLPGDITDEDFNYELVEYANDRLGGLDNVTLVAGYQQYHEKFEDFKTEDFTNTFETNVYPIFWTVQKALEYLQPGATITTTTSIQGYDPNPLLHDYAATKAAIVSLTKSLAKELIERGIRVNSVAPGPFWSPLQISGGQPQDKIPEFGQHSLMGRSGQPVELASTYVLLASGESSYTTGQVYGVTGGKQIN
- a CDS encoding flavin reductase family protein, with translation MKQFDPNELTQRDNYKLLSGSVLPRPIAFVTSQDKEGNINAAPFSFFNVVSSNPPMIMISTGRLNGKRKDTSVNIETMGEFVVHISQLSMIEGINETAAPLAPGENELEHTDFKTIPSSIVDVPAIEGASIRFECKLDRLIELGDDESGNDLIIGRVVQYHIDDDVYMDPFKIDVKALQPVGRLAGNDYVELGKEFVIQRPTE
- a CDS encoding Na+/H+ antiporter NhaC family protein; this encodes MAEEKKKGNAWALIPLIVFVGLFLGVGIITGDFTKMPLNIAITIAVIVALLMNRKQKFADKVEVFTKGAGHSNIILMVLIFVLAGAFSKVTEDMGGVKSTVNLGLSLIPGNLLIIGLFVICMFVSISMGTSVGTVAAIAPVGFGISQATDIPSALAMATVVGGAMFGDNLSMISDTTIAAVRTQNTRMSDKFKVNFRIVLPGAIISMIILGVLTHSATINSSKNYDFDLVKVIPYLLVLILALIGINVIIVLIGGTVLSGIIGLLDGSFNWIKFLKAASEGMIGMEDIAIIALMIGGLIGLIQHYGGITWLLNFVRSRVKSRRGAEIGIASLVSAADISTANNTISILMAGPLAKNIADEYDIDPRKSASILDIFGSCFQGLLPYSPQVIAAAGVAGISPFMLMPYSIYPIILGVSGLVAIIFNLPRLNKKKDKKAA